In Torulaspora delbrueckii CBS 1146 chromosome 1, complete genome, one genomic interval encodes:
- the TDEL0A04140 gene encoding DMT family transporter (similar to Saccharomyces cerevisiae THI74 (YDR438W) and YML018C; ancestral locus Anc_5.551), which translates to MISRFSKRWTLGLMMLALVIVLWVLSSFMINLIFEDGSYRKPFFITYINTAAFTFYLLPTSKAILKNYWRTGQWNIHDQLRIQEEGSGSGEVGSPLIPKSDSSDDGERLSLYETIKLSAEFCILWFSANFVTNASLSYTSVASQTILSSTSSFFTLFVGALCRVEKISKVKVIGSMVSFFGILLVTRSDSKPTHIKPLPGSRDILDQNNDAFKTLIGNILALLGALLYGVYSTLLKRKVKDESRVNMKVFFGFVGLFTLIFLWPSMILLHYMGWETFELPSTSRVIAIVVANCLITFVSDFCWANAMLLTSPLTVTVGLSVTIPFAMFGDFILKHKPMTLLYLLGAILILGSFFIINKSSEEENLENLIEDADRDINDRITA; encoded by the coding sequence ATGATAAGTCGGTTTAGTAAGAGATGGACTTTGGGCCTGATGATGTTGGCCCTGGTCATCGTTTTATGGGTTTTGTCTTCCTTTATGATTAATCTGATATTTGAGGATGGATCTTATAGAAAACCGTTTTTCATTACTTATATCAATACTGCAGCATTTACATTTTATCTTTTACCAACTTCGAAAGCTATTCTTAAGAATTATTGGAGGACCGGACAATGGAATATACatgatcaattgagaaTACAAGAGGAAGGAAGTGGCTCAGGTGAAGTAGGGAGTCCACTGATACCCAAGAGTGATTCCAGTGATGATGGCGAAAGACTCTCGCTTTATGAGACTATTAAATTGAGTGCAGAGTTTTGTATACTGTGGTTTTCGGCCAATTTTGTCACTAATGCTTCGCTTTCCTATACTTCAGTGGCTTCTCAAACCATTTTATCATCtacctcttctttcttcactttatTTGTGGGAGCACTGTGCCGTGTGGAGAAGATCAGCAAGGTTAAGGTTATTGGATCAATGGTGTCATTTTTTGGTATCTTACTAGTGACAAGATCAGACTCCAAACCTACTCATATCAAACCACTTCCTGGCTCTCGTGATATCCTAGACCAGAACAATGACGCATTTAAGACTCTGATAGGTAATATTTTGGCTCTCCTTGGCGCCCTGCTCTACGGTGTTTACAGTACGCTGTTAAAGCGGAAGGTGAAGGATGAGTCCCGTGTCAATATGAAGGTTTTTTTTGGGTTTGTTGGTTTGTTCACTCTGATATTCCTGTGGCCATCAATGATTTTACTTCACTACATGGGTTGGGAAACTTTTGAATTGCCCTCCACGTCCCGCGTAATCGCTATTGTTGTGGCCAACTGTTTGATCACTTTCGTTTCGGATTTCTGTTGGGCCAATGCAATGCTTTTGACGAGTCCTTTGACTGTCACTGTTGGTCTAAGTGTCACTATACCATTCGCCATGTTTGGCGATTTTATATTGAAGCACAAGCCCATGACTTTGCTTTATCTTCTGGGAGCCATTCTAATACTCGGGtcattcttcatcatcaacaagagttcagaagaagagaatttaGAGAATCTGATAGAAGATGCAGATCGAGATATTAATGATAGAATAACCGCTTAA
- the PSP2 gene encoding Psp2p (similar to Saccharomyces cerevisiae PSP2 (YML017W); ancestral locus Anc_5.550), with translation MSLEEFLGDDSLGESVWNEDDINLDAISNTTSLDLLKSKSQKHDSDSHHPFGYQQHSFHGNDHPSFASKGPPYIVKFSQLPPRFSDADINELFHEKYTKFIKFKLFWELNKNPSIATLKEGSIFDQNFKRTGKVGFVELYSGRDMDKVLKYWTTPLATIHNIKLEPAEFEDFKEYRLKGELLKDSKDDAGRPYIAPRHKSNPFGSAKPVDTQSKILDIEEKVGKLHIEDTRILRRLSGGDPGPVLQPGKVTLLKKTPEEQEKKKPLSYLDVVKKSAEDGKKPSASSSANATPSPNMKRASLDAEVVANSAINVLAENNDEIKVADENGRAFQFKNSERDHDAVGYQSYDRPPRGGRGGGYGRGQPSGYRGGRGGRGGRGGRGGPRHQYRDQNENENYRKSNRQNNSPQDLRNNQGHNNSAGNNFQEEKRYSMFKPASGFLHESGNESSNYKHNYRGNSNNHRGHNNRGRFTPA, from the coding sequence ATGTCCCTGGAAGAGTTCCTAGGAGATGATAGTTTAGGGGAGTCTGTTTGgaatgaagatgatattaATTTGGATGCTATTAGTAATACGACAAGTCttgatttgttgaaaagtaAGAGTCAGAAACATGACAGCGACTCCCATCATCCGTTTGGGTATCAACAACATTCATTTCATGGCAATGATCATCCTTCCTTTGCCAGTAAAGGTCCTCCGTATATTGTTAAATTTTCTCAATTACCTCCAAGATTCTCAGATGCTGATATAAATGAATTATTCCATGAGAAATACACCAAATTCATTAAATTCAAGTTGTTTTGGGAATTGAATAAGAACCCTTCCATTGcgactttgaaagagggTAGTATATTTGATcagaatttcaagagaacGGGAAAGGTTGGTTTTGTAGAGCTTTACTCTGGTCGTGATATGGACAAAGTGCTAAAATACTGGACTACACCACTAGCAACGATCCACAATATCAAACTGGAACCGGCAGAGTTTGAAGACTTTAAAGAATACAGACTTAAAGGTGAATTGTTAAAGGATTCCAAAGATGATGCAGGTAGACCATACATTGCTCCAAGGCACAAATCTAATCCATTCGGGTCTGCAAAACCAGTTGATACCCAGTCAAAGATCTTAGATATTGAGGAGAAGGTCGGGAAATTACATATAGAGGACACAAGAATCCTTAGAAGACTCTCGGGTGGTGATCCGGGCCCAGTGTTGCAACCAGGTAAGGTgacacttttgaagaagactccagaagaacaggaaaagaaaaagcCTTTGAGTTATCTAGATGttgtcaagaaatctgccGAAGACGGTAAGAAACCGAGTGCAAGTTCAAGCGCCAATGCAACGCCTTCGCCAAATATGAAGCGTGCAAGCTTGGATGCTGAAGTTGTGGCCAACTCAGCTATCAATGTGTTAGCCGAGaacaatgatgaaataaaGGTTGCGGACGAAAATGGAAgagcttttcaattcaaaaattcagagAGAGACCACGATGCTGTAGGATATCAATCCTATGACCGCCCACCCAGAGGTGGAAGAGGAGGAGGTTATGGAAGAGGTCAACCTAGTGGTTATCGTGGAGGCCgtggaggaagaggaggaagaggaggGCGTGGAGGGCCCCGTCATCAATATCGCGATCAGAACGAGAACGAAAACTACCGTAAATCAAACAGGCAAAACAACTCACCACAGGACTTGAGAAATAATCAAGGCCATAATAACAGTGCCGGAAACAATTTTCAGGAAGAGAAACGTTACTCCATGTTTAAACCTGCAAGCGGTTTCTTGCACGAGTCTGGTAACGAATCTTCGAATTATAAACATAATTACAGAGGGAATTCCAACAATCACCGCGGTCATAATAATCGTGGCAGGTTTACTCCTGCGTAA
- the OST6 gene encoding dolichyl-diphosphooligosaccharide--protein glycotransferase (similar to Saccharomyces cerevisiae OST6 (YML019W); ancestral locus Anc_5.552), which yields MQFNQLLFFWYFVVFQRSVYALLDNAKSILPLQDSNGIIRVTDANYDELKSGVFDYYNILFITTTKSNKQGLVCETCNKFEPIYRKVSLATHQQAPGAKVLFFQADVSENRKLVKEIGLTTIPHVLVFPPPQLGDEFKWSKSEFYQYELNSNSVKTPLHFGDFLAKILKVYIGISEDFEYKEFAIYFAICVIVFSILKRKVLPMIPNKSKFFCGLFSLGIIMLSITGFKFTQMNGIPFIARDSKGQIMYFSGGMSWQFGIEIFTVSMMYIGMGLATLTLIYIVKTGTETRLKNGAMIAISCLVYYTFSYFLSCFKIKNPEYPYTI from the coding sequence ATGCAATTCAACCAACTGTTGTTCTTCTGGTATTTCGTGGTTTTTCAGCGATCTGTCTATGCACTGTTGGATAATGCCAAATCTATACTTCCTCTACAAGACTCGAACGGTATAATAAGAGTCACCGATGCCAATTATGATGAGTTAAAGAGTGGTGTTTTTGACTACTATAACATTCTGTTCATTACCACCACTAAAAGTAATAAACAGGGTTTAGTTTGCGAGACGTGCAATAAATTTGAACCCATTTATCGGAAAGTATCGTTAGCTACTCATCAGCAAGCACCTGGGGCCAAAGTGCTGTTTTTCCAAGCCGATGTAAGTGAGAATAGGAAACTTGTTAAGGAAATAGGGCTCACTACAATTCCTCACGTTCTAGTGTTCCCACCACCCCAGTTAGGAGATGAATTCAAATGGTCCAAATCAGAATTTTATCAGTACGAGTTGAATTCTAATAGTGTTAAGACACCATTGCATTTTGGGGATTTTCTGGCAAAAATCCTGAAAGTGTACATTGGAATTAGTGAAGATTTCGAGTACAAGGAATTTGCCATTTATTTTGCCATTTGTGTGATCGTGTTCTCTATTTTAAAACGCAAAGTTCTCCCCATGATCCCAAATAAATCTAAATTCTTTTGTGGGCTATTCTCTTTGGGTATCATAATGCTCAGTATTACAGGTTTCAAATTTACTCAGATGAATGGGATTCCATTTATCGCCCGTGACTCTAAGGGCCAAATAATGTACTTTAGTGGTGGTATGAGCTGGCAATTCGGAATCGAGATTTTTACTGTTTCGATGATGTACATCGGTATGGGGCTTGCGACATTGACCTTGATATACATTGTGAAAACGGGAACAGAAACtcgattgaagaatgggGCGATGATAGCCATCTCATGTCTTGTGTATTATACGTTCTCGTATTTCCTATCatgcttcaaaatcaagaatcCCGAATACCCATATACAATATGA